The Stackebrandtia nassauensis DSM 44728 genome includes the window TCGTCACCGACCGCCAAACCCGCGGCGAGCTGCCGAAAGGTGATCCGACGATCGTCGTCGGCGCCCTGCGAGCGGTGCTGCTCCTCCCCCTGCACGCCCACGAGTTCGGCGAGGACTACCCCAAGGTCCTCAATATGACGATCGACGCACTCACGGCCGGACTTGTCCACGATCCGAGATAATCCTCCCAAATACTGAAAGCACCGTCTACGTTGGGCACGAAACCCCAACGGCGAAAGGAAACCCCGTGACGGCCGTCTACACCCACGGACACCACACCTCGGTGCTGCGCTCCCACCGCTGGCGAACCGCCGAGAACTCGGCGGCCTACCTGCTGGACCACCTCGCACCGACCCAGCGACTGCTGGACGTGGGCTGCGGCCCGGGCACCATCACCGCCGACCTCGCCGCACGGGTCGCCGCCGTCACCGCCGTCGACACCTCCGCATCAGTACTGGCCGAAGCCCGCGCGTTCGGCGACGACCGCCAACTGACCAACGTGGACTACCAAGTCGCCGACGTCCACAGTCTCCCCTTCGACGACGACACCTTCGACGTCGTCCACGCGCACCAGGTCCTCCAACACGTCGCCGACCCGATCGCCGCACTACGCGAAATGCGCCGCGTATGCCGCCCCGGCGGAATCGTCGCCGCCCGAGACGCCGACTACGAAGCCATGACGTGGTACCCCGCCATCCCCGAACTCGACGAATGGCTGGACCTGTACCGCCGCGTCGCCCGCGACAACCACGGCGAACCCGACGCGGGCCGCCGCCTCCTGGCCTGGGCCCACGAGGCCGGATTCGAAACGGTCACCCCCTCCGCCGATGTCTGGTGCTACGCCACCCCCACCGATCGCGAGTGGTGGAGCGGCATGTGGGCCGAACGGATCACGAGCTCCGGCATCGCCACCACGTCCGTCGACAATGGCCACGCCAGCCCCGCCGATCTCCAACGTCTGTCCCAAGGCTGGCAACGCTGGGGCGCCGAAGCCGACGCCTGGTTCACCGTCCTACACGGCGAGATCGTCGCCGTGGCCTAGCCCCTCTTGACGGATCCGATAGCCTGAACCCCAACGGCGCGTGGGATTCGCGATCGGCACGGACTCGCTCCAGGGGTGAAGAGCATTGGCATGGCTATACGTGGGCGCCGCTGTCGCCGTGAGCATCGGGGTTCTCGCGGCCGGATACATCGGTTTGCGGTCGATGCGTCTCTTCGACATTTTCCTCGGTGATCCCATGCCGTCGATGGCGTCCGTCTATGTCGCACTGTTCTTTGTGTTCCTCACCAAGGGACTGATCGCGGTGCCGCTGGTATCCCTGCTGCGCGATCCTTCCGGTGCCGGAGTCGCCGAGGCCATGGGCGATCTTCGGATCCTCGATCTCGGCCTCGACGCGATCTGGCTGACGGGCGCGGTGGCGGCACCGGTACTGGAATACAACCGGCAGTGGATGTTCACACTCCGGGAGGCCGTCTCGAAGGTCCGCTACCCATTCTGGTTCCGGACCTTCCGCTGGTTCGGGCCCATGGCGATCTGCACGATCGGGTTCTGGGCCCACATCAAGCTGACCCGCCAGGAGCTGGTGGTGGCATGGTCGTTGCTGATCCTCAGCTTCATCGCGATGGACCTGAACGTCCGATCCGGACTGATCCGCGCGATGCAGCTGTACCTGAAGGTCCGCGACCGTGTCATCGACGACCTCAAGGCCCGGGTCGAGGGCACCCGCCCGCCACGGCCCGAACCGCCACCCGCTCCCAGCATCGGACTGGTACTGCGCTGGATCGCCCTGACCGTGGCTTCCGGAGTCGCCGGTTACCTGGCCCTGCTGGCCGACGCCTTGGGGCAGCTCATCGCCACCACCGGCCCGGTGATCCTCATGATGGTGCTGGGGACCGTGATCGACGGTGTCAAGTCCTCGATAGACAGCCGGGCGTCGGCGGACCTTGCCCGGATGCACAGGGATTGAGGTTCAGCCACGGCCCTTGGCCTTCAACCGGGCCTCGAATCCGTCGAGTATGGATTCTAGGCCGAAGTTGAAGCTGTTGTCGGGTGCGGCGGTGTAGTCGGTGGCGGCGGTGGAATCCAGTCGGGCGCGCAGGTACGGGTAGTCCATCGCGATCTCGCTCTGCTTGGCGATGGTTTCGCGCATCTGCTCGGTCGGGTCGCCGCCCGCGCGGCTGATGCGGCGGGTCAGGGAGAGCTCCATCGAGGTGCTCAGCGAGCTGGCCAGTACGAACAGCATCACCGTGCCAGCCGCCTGGTCGGCTTCGTCCGGCGTGAACCCGGCGGCTTCGAACACCGCCAGGCTGCGGTCGTCGAAGCGGGCCTTGCCGGGACCGTAGAACAGGTAGCTGCCGAAGGCCGGGCCGAGCCAGGCGTGGTCGGTCAGCATCGCGTGCAGGCTGTTGGCCAGCGCGAGAGCGGCCGGGCGCCAGTTGTTCTCGTCCACATCGGGGAGTTTGATCTCGCCCCAGACCCGGTCACCGGCCAGCCGGACCAGGTTGTCCTTGCTCTTGACGTGCCAGTAGACGGCGGTGGCGGCCGAGTCGAGCCTGGCGCCCAGGGCGCGCATGTTGAGGCCGTCCAGGCCCTCGGCGTCCAGCAGTTCGATGGCGGCGCGGACGATCTGGTCGCTGGTCAGCGTGTTTCGCGGCATGAGCCCAGCATAACCCGACAATTGTACTTAGTTCAAGTGAACTCGGAATCCATTGTCACTTGTGTGCGCCCCACTACGCGGTGTGCATTAATTCGCTGATTCGCCAGGTACACACAGGTAAACACCAATGGACAGTTAAACATCTTCATACAGCTATTAAGTAGTCATTGACTGTCATCAATCAACTCTGCCAGTCTCCACCTTGGGATGAGTGAACGGACAGCCCACCGTTCATCCCGAGAGGAGACAATCCCTTGAAACGCCATATTGCCCTTGGCGCTGTCTTGGCTCTGGCCGCCGGGATCTTGACCAGTTCTGTCGCCGGGAACCACACCGCCGACTCTGTCAAACCCGAAGTCAGCCTTGACACGGCGGCCAAATCCGCCGACGCCTATATCGAGCCCCATGCCAAAGAGATACACGCCGACGCCGACAAGGAGAAGTTCCAGCGAGTCGACGCCCAACGCTCGCACGGATTGACATACGTCAGCTACGAACGCGAATACCGCGGCCTTCCCGTGGTGGGCGGCGACTTCGTCGTCGTCACCGACAACAGCGGCGAGGTCAAGTACTCGCAAGCCGCGCAGTCCAAACGCATCAGTGTCGGCATCGACCCCAAGGTCTCCAAGTCCGCCGCGACCAAGAAGGCCGAGAAGGCCACCAAGGGCGACGCCCAGGGTGACCCGCGCCTGGTGGTGCTGGCCTGGGGCGACCCGGCCCTGGCCTGGGAAACCGTCGTGGACGCCAAGACGTCCGAAGGCATGCCCACTGAGACCTATGTGTACACCGACGCCGTCTCCGGCAAGGTGCTGGAGAAGTCCGAGGTGACCCGCGCCGGTACCGGAAACACCCACTACAACGGGACTCCCGGAACCGTGACCTTCGGGACCACCTCCTCGGGTGGCTCCTATGTGATGCGTGACCCCGCCCGCAACGGTCTCTCCTGTGCCCGGCAGGGCGGCCAGCCCTACACCGACGCCGACGACACCTGGGGCAACGGAACCGGTTCCGATCTCGTGACCGCCTGTGTGGACGCCATGTACGCGGCCGGACAGCAGGGCGACATGCTCAGCACCTGGCTGGGCCGCAACGGGATCAACGGCAACGGCGGCTACTACCCGCTGTACGTCGGATTGCAGCAGCAGAACGCCTTCTGGAACGGCAGCTCCGCCACCTTCGGGTACGCACCCGGTGGCCAGCTGGTGCCGCTCGACGTCGTCGCCCACGAACTGGGACACGGCATCTTCCAGACCACCCCGGGTGGGTCCAGCGGCAACAACGAGACCGGCGGACTCAACGAGGGCACCGGCGACATCTTCGGCGCCCTGACCGAGTGGTGGGACAACCAGCCCACCACCTCCGGTTACGACGCGCCGGACTACCTGGTCGGCGAGCGCGCCGACTTCCTGATCCGCGACATGGCCAACCCGGGCTCGCAGGGCGACCCGAACTGTTGGAGCACTTCGATTCCCAACACCGAGGTGCACGCGGCGGCCGGTCCGATCAACCACTGGTTCTACCTGCTGGCCGAGGGCACCGCGGCCGGTGGCCCCGGTAAGCCGGGCAGCACCACCTGCAACGGCACCACCCTTTCCGGTATCGGGATCCAGAAGGCCGGACAGGTCTTCATGGGCGCCCTGAACGGCAAGACCTCCGGCTGGACCTACACCCAGGCCCGCCGGGCGGCGCTGAACTTCGCCGCCACCAGCACCCTGTTCCCGACCTGCGCCGAGTACAACGCCGCCAAGGCCGCGTTCAACGCGGTCAGCGTCCCGGCCTCCAGCGACCCGACCTGCTCGAAGGGCACCAACGACTTCAGCGTCTCGGTCTCGCCGACCTCCGGGAAGATCGACCAGGGTGGCAGCACCACCGCCACCGTCAACACCGCCACGACCTCGGGTTCGGCGCAGCAGGTGGCACTGTCGGCCACGGCCAACAACTCGACCGTGACCGCGTCGGTGTCGCCGTCCACTGTGACGTCCGGCAACAGCGCGACGCTGACGGTCTCGGCGGCGGCGAACACCCCCGACGGCACCTACACGGTGACCGTCAAGGGAACCGCCACCTCCGGGTCCAAGGAGGCGACGTACTCCATCCAGGTCGGTGACGTGACCGGACCGGTCGAGGTCTTCACCGACGACTTCACCGGCGACAAGGGCTGGACGACCAACGCGGGCGGCGGCGACACCGCCACCCTGGGCGTCTGGTCGCGCGGCGACCCGGCAGCGACCACCTACAGTGGAACGACGTTGCAGCGCAACGACTGCGCCAGTGAGACGACGTGTCTGGTGACCGATCCCCGCGCGGGCACCGGTCCCGGTGACTACGACGTGGACGGTGGCATCACCTCGGTGACCTCGCCGCAGTTCGCGCTGCCGAGCGGCAAGTCCGCCTCGCTGAAGTTCCAGGGCTACCTGGCACATCTGAACAACTCCTCCTCCGCCGACTACCTGCGGATCAGTGTCCAGACCTCGTCCGGAACGACGACGGTTCACACGGTGTCGGGCGCGGCCAGCAACCGCTCCGGAACCTGGACGGGTTACACAGTGGACCTGTCGGCCTACGCCGGCCAGTCCGTCCGCCTGGTGGTCTCCGCCGCCGACGCGTCCACCGGCAGCCTCGTCGAGGCCGCCGTGGACAACGTGGTGGTGACCAGCGGATAAACCACACCGATTCCCGATGGGGTGGCTCTACAGCGGAGCCGCCCCATCGGGCTGTCCCGAAAGGATCACGACCATGGCCGAGATCAGCACCGTTCCCGCGCCCCGCTTCGACATCGACGCCGAGCGGGCCCTGGCCAACGCGCGCCACTTCGCCGAGGTGATGGCCAAACGCCGCACCGTGCGCGACTTCAGCGACGAACCGGTGGACCTGGACGTCATCTCCGCCTGCGTCGAGGCCGCCGCCACCGCGCCCAGCGGCGCGAACGTGCAGCCGTGGCGGTTCGTCGTCGTCACCGACCGCAAGGTCAAGAAGCGGATCCGGCTGGCCGCCGAGGCCGAGGAGCGCGAGTTCTACGACCGACGCGCCTCGGACGAGTGGCTGAAAGCCCTGGCGCCATTGGGAACCGACGACAGCAAGCCGTTCCTGGACACCGCGCCGGTTCTCATCGCCGTCTTCGAGGTCCACAAGGGCCCGACCGAGCCGAGGCCGTACTACGTCAAGGAGTCGGTGGGCATCGCGGTCGGATTCCTGCTGGCGGCACTGCATCAGGCGGGACTGGCGACCCTGACGCACACGCCCTCGCCGATGAAGTTCCTGGGCGAGCTGTGCGGGCGGCCCCACAACGAGCGGCCGTTCGTGCTGATCCCCGTCGGCTATCCGGCACCCGGCGCCCAGGTCCCCGCGATCACCCGCAAGCCGGTCTCGGAGGTCATGGTCACGCTGTGACCGCTGGGCGTCGTGGACGCGGCGTCCTCACGGCTGCCAGGCGCGCAGCAGCGCCGTCACCAGCCAGGTCAGCAGCGCCAGCGCGGCGAACAGCCGGAACACCGCGGCGATGATCTTGCCGGGTTCGTCGGGCTTGCCGGTGAACCCCCAGGGCCGCTGGCCCTGCCGCCAGCCGACGCTGATCGCGTAGGCCAACGGCACCACCAGCAGCAGCGCCCCGACCGTCGCCATGAGTCCACGCAGGACGGTGTTGTCGGCGGGCAGCCCGGCGTTGCCCGCCACCACGACGCCGGTGACGCCGATGACGACCAGCACCGCCGCCACCACCATTCCGGCCGCCGAGCGCTCGCCGCGGTTCGAGTTCCGGGAACCCAAGCGCCACAGCGAATACCCGACGACAAGGCCGCCGTACCAGAACAGGCCCAGGATCATCCAGGCGGTGGCGGTGAGCAGCCCGCTGATCGCGAACGCCATGACACCCTCGCCGACGGCGCCCAGCGGCTGGGTGTCGAAGCTGAGCGTCTCGCCGGTGAACAGCGATGTCAGTCCGGCCCAGGCCAGCATCATCACCGCGATCCCCACGATCGCGACGATGGCGGCGTTCAGGAAGGACCGGCCGAACCCGGCCGACCAGCGCAACCGCGGCGCCCGCTCGAACCGGGTCGGCAGCGCCGCGTCCCCGTCCCGGGCGAGCCGGGCCATGAACCGTCCGGCGACCACCATCGGGTAACCGACGAACGGCGCGCAGAACCCGACGGCCTGCGCCACGTCGTCCAGGTCCCCCGACAGCAGGTTCGCGCTGCTCTCGGTGACGGCCATGACCGGCAGCGGCAGCGCGACCAGCACCAGCCCGGTCCAGAACAGGACCCGGGCTGACAGCGGCTTGGGCTTGGGGCGAACCGAGGGCCTGGACATCGCAGGGATGCTACCCATGTGACATACGACACGTCTCGAACCCGGTTGGTCGCGATGAGTTCCCCACGCCCGTCCCGTCTCAACGGGCACAACGAACGACATTGATATGAGAGGAAGTCCGATGACCGACCCGAAGAGCCACGAACTCGAAGTCCCCAACGCCGTTGTGACCTATGACGTCCGTGAGCCCGCTGCCCCGTCCGACAAGCCGACGCTGCTGATGTTCGCCTCGCCGATGGAGGCCGCCGCGTTCGCCACCCTGGCAGGGCACTTCACCGACCGCACGGTGGTGACCTACGACCCGCGCGGCGCCGGACGCAGCAAGCGCACCGACGGCACCAGCCTGTCCACACCGGACGAGCACGCCGACGACCTGCACCGGATCATCACCGAACTGGGAACCGGACCGGTGGACGTCTTTGCCTCCAGCGGCGGCGCGGTCAACGCCTTGGCACTGGTGGCCAAGCACTCCGACCAGGTGCGCACCGTGGTGGCCCACGAGCCCCCGGCCTCCCAGGAGGTCCCCGACCGCGAGAACGCGCTGGCCGCGTGTGTGGACAT containing:
- a CDS encoding class I SAM-dependent methyltransferase — its product is MTAVYTHGHHTSVLRSHRWRTAENSAAYLLDHLAPTQRLLDVGCGPGTITADLAARVAAVTAVDTSASVLAEARAFGDDRQLTNVDYQVADVHSLPFDDDTFDVVHAHQVLQHVADPIAALREMRRVCRPGGIVAARDADYEAMTWYPAIPELDEWLDLYRRVARDNHGEPDAGRRLLAWAHEAGFETVTPSADVWCYATPTDREWWSGMWAERITSSGIATTSVDNGHASPADLQRLSQGWQRWGAEADAWFTVLHGEIVAVA
- a CDS encoding TetR/AcrR family transcriptional regulator, which codes for MPRNTLTSDQIVRAAIELLDAEGLDGLNMRALGARLDSAATAVYWHVKSKDNLVRLAGDRVWGEIKLPDVDENNWRPAALALANSLHAMLTDHAWLGPAFGSYLFYGPGKARFDDRSLAVFEAAGFTPDEADQAAGTVMLFVLASSLSTSMELSLTRRISRAGGDPTEQMRETIAKQSEIAMDYPYLRARLDSTAATDYTAAPDNSFNFGLESILDGFEARLKAKGRG
- a CDS encoding M4 family metallopeptidase, with product MKRHIALGAVLALAAGILTSSVAGNHTADSVKPEVSLDTAAKSADAYIEPHAKEIHADADKEKFQRVDAQRSHGLTYVSYEREYRGLPVVGGDFVVVTDNSGEVKYSQAAQSKRISVGIDPKVSKSAATKKAEKATKGDAQGDPRLVVLAWGDPALAWETVVDAKTSEGMPTETYVYTDAVSGKVLEKSEVTRAGTGNTHYNGTPGTVTFGTTSSGGSYVMRDPARNGLSCARQGGQPYTDADDTWGNGTGSDLVTACVDAMYAAGQQGDMLSTWLGRNGINGNGGYYPLYVGLQQQNAFWNGSSATFGYAPGGQLVPLDVVAHELGHGIFQTTPGGSSGNNETGGLNEGTGDIFGALTEWWDNQPTTSGYDAPDYLVGERADFLIRDMANPGSQGDPNCWSTSIPNTEVHAAAGPINHWFYLLAEGTAAGGPGKPGSTTCNGTTLSGIGIQKAGQVFMGALNGKTSGWTYTQARRAALNFAATSTLFPTCAEYNAAKAAFNAVSVPASSDPTCSKGTNDFSVSVSPTSGKIDQGGSTTATVNTATTSGSAQQVALSATANNSTVTASVSPSTVTSGNSATLTVSAAANTPDGTYTVTVKGTATSGSKEATYSIQVGDVTGPVEVFTDDFTGDKGWTTNAGGGDTATLGVWSRGDPAATTYSGTTLQRNDCASETTCLVTDPRAGTGPGDYDVDGGITSVTSPQFALPSGKSASLKFQGYLAHLNNSSSADYLRISVQTSSGTTTVHTVSGAASNRSGTWTGYTVDLSAYAGQSVRLVVSAADASTGSLVEAAVDNVVVTSG
- a CDS encoding nitroreductase family protein, producing the protein MAEISTVPAPRFDIDAERALANARHFAEVMAKRRTVRDFSDEPVDLDVISACVEAAATAPSGANVQPWRFVVVTDRKVKKRIRLAAEAEEREFYDRRASDEWLKALAPLGTDDSKPFLDTAPVLIAVFEVHKGPTEPRPYYVKESVGIAVGFLLAALHQAGLATLTHTPSPMKFLGELCGRPHNERPFVLIPVGYPAPGAQVPAITRKPVSEVMVTL
- a CDS encoding alpha/beta fold hydrolase — translated: MTDPKSHELEVPNAVVTYDVREPAAPSDKPTLLMFASPMEAAAFATLAGHFTDRTVVTYDPRGAGRSKRTDGTSLSTPDEHADDLHRIITELGTGPVDVFASSGGAVNALALVAKHSDQVRTVVAHEPPASQEVPDRENALAACVDIRRTYEASGFGPAMAKFIALVMHKGELPDDYTDQPGPDPAAFGLPTEDDGSRDDPLMGNIVNSNHYKHDFDALRAASTRVVLAVGVESEGELPARAATAVAERLGIEPTMFPSHHAGFTGEESGMAGEPEAFAVRLREVLDQN